A single genomic interval of Deinococcus sp. HSC-46F16 harbors:
- a CDS encoding tRNA (adenine(22)-N(1))-methyltransferase TrmK, translating to MSHPPLDARLEAVLSLIRADTHADIGSDHAHLPIRLIREGRIGRGVIVELNPGPLALARRNVARARLEGALEVREGDGFGPLAPGEVESASVTGMGAGTIAGILRRGGERVPPALVLQPNDSPTPIRTWAREHGYHLRAERLIPGHWPYPVLRLERAGGEDPAYAGLPLAAALRYGPHLLREGSPVLRRQVWDDVVRLTPLAAPGRTAQTELETARAALDVLEGRVRGVTAVGPEGP from the coding sequence GTGAGCCACCCCCCGCTGGATGCCCGGCTGGAGGCGGTCCTGTCGCTCATTCGCGCCGACACGCACGCCGATATCGGCTCGGACCACGCCCATCTCCCCATCCGCCTGATCCGGGAAGGGCGCATCGGGCGCGGCGTGATCGTCGAACTCAATCCCGGTCCCCTGGCCCTCGCCCGGCGCAACGTGGCGCGGGCGCGGCTGGAGGGGGCGCTGGAGGTGCGGGAGGGCGACGGGTTCGGTCCCCTGGCCCCCGGCGAGGTGGAGAGTGCCAGCGTGACTGGCATGGGGGCGGGCACCATCGCGGGCATCCTGCGCCGGGGGGGGGAACGGGTGCCGCCCGCGCTGGTGCTCCAGCCCAACGATTCACCTACGCCCATTCGCACCTGGGCGCGGGAACACGGCTACCACCTGCGGGCAGAGCGCCTGATTCCGGGCCACTGGCCCTACCCGGTGCTGCGGCTGGAGCGGGCTGGAGGAGAGGACCCGGCCTATGCGGGGTTGCCCCTCGCCGCCGCCCTGCGCTACGGTCCCCACCTGCTGCGCGAAGGCTCCCCCGTGCTGCGCCGCCAGGTCTGGGACGACGTGGTGCGCCTGACGCCGCTCGCCGCCCCCGGCCGCACCGCCCAGACTGAGCTGGAGACGGCGCGGGCGGCGCTTGACGTGCTGGAAGGCCGTGTTCGCGGCGTCACGGCGGTGGGGCCGGAGGGGCCGTGA
- a CDS encoding MOSC domain-containing protein, which yields MKTIHELRATFPRPGRLEWIGLREARRAAVRSVPEAELHPLVGLIGDHGKLAPPRLRALSGEPGEAATPSHAPPIPGGPGRRQVTLIQAEHLPVIGALAGLETATPEQLRRNLVVSGLPLLALKDARFRVGEVVLEGTGECHPCSRMEETLGEGGYNAVRGHGGLTARVIRGGVVRVGDVVTPL from the coding sequence GTGAAGACGATCCACGAGCTGCGGGCCACCTTTCCCCGCCCCGGTCGCCTGGAGTGGATCGGGCTGCGGGAAGCCCGCCGCGCCGCGGTGCGGAGCGTCCCCGAAGCCGAACTGCACCCCCTCGTCGGGTTGATCGGGGACCACGGCAAGCTGGCCCCGCCCCGGCTGCGGGCCTTGAGCGGCGAGCCGGGCGAGGCGGCGACCCCCAGCCATGCCCCGCCCATCCCCGGCGGCCCCGGACGGCGGCAGGTCACGCTGATTCAGGCCGAGCACCTGCCCGTGATCGGCGCCCTCGCGGGCCTGGAGACCGCCACGCCCGAGCAGCTGCGCCGCAACCTCGTGGTCAGCGGCCTTCCGTTGCTGGCCTTGAAAGACGCCCGCTTTCGGGTGGGCGAGGTCGTGCTGGAGGGCACCGGGGAGTGCCATCCCTGCTCGCGGATGGAGGAGACACTGGGGGAGGGCGGCTACAACGCGGTGCGCGGGCACGGCGGGCTGACCGCGCGGGTCATTCGGGGGGGCGTGGTCCGGGTGGGCGACGTGGTGACGCCGCTGTGA
- the tyrS gene encoding tyrosine--tRNA ligase produces the protein MTEIRRNLPVDEQLAVLKRGVVDLVSEDDLRRKLSRSLETGTPLRVKLGADPTRPDLHLGHAVILRKMRQFQDLGHRVIMLIGDFTAMIGDPSGKSKTRPPLTLEETRANAQSYLDQCRLILRSDPEVLELRFNGEWLEPMGYADVIRLASRYTVARIMERDDFKKRFEGGVPIAVHELLYPLTQGYDSVALRADVELGGTDQLFNNLVGRALQRDYEQEPQVVMTLPLLVGLDGTEKMSKSLDNYIGLTDEPHAMFAGLMKVPDPLLENYFTLLTDLPQERIAELLAGHPVAAHRELAREVVRWLHPDADLDAAEARFKAVAKGAIPDDIPSVPVPADLAGEGGRYSAVRLAVLAGLEPSNGAAKKLVQNRGLKVNGEALTDPQAAVELPAEGVVLQKGKDRFVRVVPERL, from the coding sequence ATGACCGAGATTCGAAGAAACCTGCCCGTAGACGAACAGCTCGCCGTCCTGAAGCGCGGCGTCGTGGACCTTGTCTCCGAAGACGACCTGCGCCGCAAGCTCAGCCGCAGCCTGGAAACGGGTACCCCGCTGCGCGTCAAGCTCGGCGCCGACCCCACCCGCCCCGACCTGCACCTCGGGCACGCGGTCATCCTGCGCAAGATGCGGCAGTTTCAGGACCTCGGGCACCGGGTGATCATGCTGATCGGGGACTTCACCGCGATGATCGGGGACCCCTCCGGCAAGTCCAAGACGCGCCCGCCCCTCACGCTGGAAGAAACCCGCGCCAACGCCCAGAGCTACCTCGACCAGTGCAGGCTGATTCTGCGGAGCGACCCGGAGGTGCTGGAGCTGCGCTTCAACGGCGAGTGGCTCGAACCCATGGGCTACGCCGACGTGATCCGGCTGGCGAGCCGCTATACGGTGGCCCGCATCATGGAGCGCGACGATTTCAAGAAGCGCTTTGAGGGCGGCGTGCCCATCGCCGTGCACGAACTCCTCTACCCGCTCACCCAGGGCTACGACTCGGTGGCGCTGCGGGCAGACGTGGAACTCGGTGGCACCGACCAACTCTTCAACAACCTCGTGGGCCGCGCCCTGCAACGCGACTACGAGCAGGAACCGCAGGTCGTGATGACGCTGCCCCTCCTGGTGGGGCTGGACGGCACCGAGAAGATGTCCAAGAGCCTCGACAACTACATCGGCCTGACCGACGAGCCGCACGCCATGTTCGCCGGGCTGATGAAGGTGCCCGACCCTCTGCTGGAGAACTACTTCACCCTGCTGACCGACCTGCCGCAGGAGCGGATCGCCGAGCTGCTCGCCGGGCACCCCGTCGCCGCCCACCGCGAACTCGCCCGCGAGGTCGTGCGCTGGCTGCACCCGGACGCCGATCTGGACGCCGCCGAAGCCCGCTTCAAGGCGGTGGCGAAGGGCGCGATTCCCGACGACATCCCCAGCGTGCCCGTCCCCGCCGACCTCGCGGGCGAAGGGGGGCGCTACAGCGCCGTACGGCTGGCCGTCCTCGCGGGGCTGGAACCCAGCAACGGGGCGGCCAAAAAGCTGGTTCAGAACCGGGGCCTGAAGGTGAACGGCGAGGCCCTGACCGACCCACAGGCCGCCGTCGAACTTCCAGCGGAGGGTGTGGTGCTCCAGAAGGGCAAGGACCGCTTCGTGCGGGTGGTACCGGAAAGACTCTGA
- the pyk gene encoding pyruvate kinase, with translation MKHFDRATKIVATIGPASRNPQTLGRMMDAGLNVVRMNFSHGDPEDHRHTVHMVRELAAERGLTIGILQDLQGPKIRVARFAEGQVTLEAGGRFTITMDDVEGNEERVGSTYKGLAQDVYPGLTLLLDDGNLALRVDQVRGHDIQTTVLIGGVLKNNKGINVPGADLSVPALTEKDVQDMEFGAALGVDWVALSFVRSRDDLLLARHYLARFGSRAKLMAKIEKPQAVERFEDILREVDGIMVARGDLGVEMRPEQVPTIQKRLIRLCREAGKPVITATQMLESMIGLPRPTRAEASDVANAIYDGTDAVMLSAESAAGQYPVEAVAMMDRIAREAESSEHYELLQRQMVVETELAQDSIAFAACSIGEKLEAPAIVTFTSTGGAATRIAKYRPRVAILALTPNEQTRNQLALTWGVSPMLSEDPHDTDDMVRIANDELKKSGLADVGDRYVITAGVPFGVRGTTNMLRVERLREEDLSDRV, from the coding sequence ATGAAACACTTCGACAGAGCCACCAAGATCGTCGCCACCATTGGCCCGGCGAGCCGCAATCCGCAGACGCTGGGGCGGATGATGGACGCGGGGCTGAACGTGGTCCGCATGAACTTCAGCCACGGGGACCCGGAAGACCACCGCCACACCGTGCATATGGTGCGGGAACTCGCCGCCGAGCGCGGGCTGACCATCGGCATTCTGCAAGACCTGCAAGGCCCCAAGATCCGGGTCGCCCGCTTTGCGGAGGGGCAGGTCACGCTGGAGGCCGGGGGGCGCTTCACCATCACGATGGACGACGTGGAGGGCAACGAGGAGCGGGTGGGCAGCACCTACAAGGGGCTGGCGCAGGACGTGTACCCCGGCCTGACCCTGCTGCTCGACGACGGCAACCTCGCCCTGCGGGTCGACCAGGTACGCGGCCACGACATCCAGACCACCGTGCTGATCGGCGGCGTCCTGAAGAACAACAAGGGCATCAACGTGCCCGGGGCCGACCTCTCGGTCCCGGCCCTGACCGAAAAGGACGTGCAGGACATGGAGTTCGGGGCCGCGCTGGGGGTGGACTGGGTCGCCCTGTCGTTCGTGCGCTCGCGCGACGACCTGCTGCTCGCCCGGCACTACCTCGCCCGCTTCGGCAGCCGGGCCAAGCTGATGGCGAAGATCGAGAAGCCGCAGGCGGTCGAGCGTTTCGAGGACATCCTGCGCGAGGTCGACGGCATCATGGTTGCCCGTGGGGACCTCGGGGTGGAGATGCGGCCCGAGCAGGTGCCCACCATCCAGAAGCGCCTGATCCGGCTGTGCCGCGAGGCTGGGAAACCCGTGATCACCGCGACCCAGATGCTGGAGAGCATGATCGGTCTGCCCCGGCCCACCCGCGCCGAGGCGTCGGACGTGGCGAACGCGATCTACGACGGCACCGACGCCGTGATGCTCTCGGCGGAGTCGGCGGCCGGGCAGTACCCGGTCGAGGCCGTCGCCATGATGGACCGCATCGCCCGCGAGGCCGAGAGCAGCGAGCACTACGAACTCCTTCAGCGCCAGATGGTCGTGGAGACCGAACTCGCGCAGGACTCTATCGCCTTTGCCGCCTGCTCCATCGGCGAGAAGCTGGAAGCCCCGGCCATCGTGACCTTTACCAGCACGGGCGGCGCGGCCACCCGCATCGCCAAATACCGGCCCCGGGTGGCGATCCTGGCCCTGACCCCCAACGAGCAGACCCGCAACCAGCTCGCCCTGACCTGGGGCGTCTCGCCCATGCTCAGCGAGGACCCGCACGACACCGATGACATGGTCCGCATCGCCAACGACGAGCTGAAAAAGAGCGGTCTGGCCGACGTGGGCGACCGATACGTCATCACGGCGGGCGTGCCCTTCGGCGTGCGCGGCACCACCAACATGCTGCGCGTCGAGCGGCTGCGTGAGGAAGACCTGAGCGACCGCGTTTAG
- the eno gene encoding phosphopyruvate hydratase, producing MNIEKVIAREVLDSRGNPTVEAEVHLDSGFSGRAIVPSGASTGTHEALELRDGGDRYGGKGVLKAVQNVNEALGPAVVGLDASEQGAVDAALMAVDGTPNKGQMGGNAILAVSLATARAAAAELDVPLYRYLGGSNAKTLPVPMMNLINGGAHADNSVDFQEFMVMPVGAPSFREALRYGAETFHTLKKVLSSRGYNTNVGDEGGFAPDLKSNEEALQVLLEAIEKAGYEPGKDIAIALDPAVTELYRDGQYHLESEGRTLSTAEMVDFWADWSSRYPIVSIEDGLAEDDWDGWQQLTARIGDRVQLVGDDLFVTNPERLARGIETGVGNAILVKVNQIGSLTESMDAIELAKRSRYGTIISHRSGESEDSFIADLAVATNAGQIKTGSASRSDRIAKYNQLLRIEDALGSSAIYLGRRALR from the coding sequence ATGAACATCGAGAAAGTGATCGCCCGTGAAGTGCTCGACTCGCGCGGCAACCCGACGGTGGAAGCCGAAGTTCATCTCGACAGCGGTTTTTCGGGCCGCGCCATCGTGCCCTCGGGGGCCAGTACCGGCACCCACGAGGCGCTCGAACTGCGCGACGGCGGCGACCGTTACGGCGGTAAGGGTGTCCTGAAAGCCGTGCAGAACGTGAATGAGGCCCTCGGTCCCGCCGTGGTCGGCCTCGACGCCTCCGAGCAGGGGGCCGTGGACGCCGCGCTGATGGCGGTGGACGGCACCCCCAACAAGGGCCAGATGGGGGGCAACGCGATCCTGGCGGTCAGCCTTGCGACCGCGCGGGCCGCTGCCGCCGAGCTGGACGTGCCCCTCTACCGCTACCTGGGCGGCAGCAACGCCAAGACGCTTCCCGTGCCGATGATGAACCTGATCAACGGCGGGGCGCACGCCGACAACTCGGTGGACTTTCAGGAGTTCATGGTGATGCCCGTCGGGGCGCCCTCCTTCCGCGAGGCGCTGCGCTACGGGGCCGAGACCTTCCACACGCTGAAAAAGGTGCTGTCCTCGCGCGGCTACAACACCAACGTGGGCGACGAGGGGGGCTTCGCCCCCGACCTGAAAAGCAACGAGGAAGCCCTGCAAGTACTGCTGGAAGCCATCGAGAAGGCGGGCTACGAGCCGGGCAAGGACATCGCCATCGCGCTCGACCCCGCCGTGACCGAGCTGTACAGGGACGGCCAGTACCACCTGGAAAGTGAGGGGCGCACGCTCTCGACCGCCGAGATGGTGGACTTCTGGGCGGACTGGAGTTCGCGCTACCCCATCGTCTCTATCGAGGACGGCCTCGCGGAAGACGACTGGGACGGCTGGCAGCAGCTCACCGCACGGATCGGGGACCGGGTGCAGCTCGTCGGGGACGACCTCTTCGTGACCAACCCCGAGCGCCTTGCGCGGGGCATCGAGACGGGCGTGGGCAACGCGATTCTGGTGAAGGTGAATCAGATCGGCTCGCTGACCGAGTCGATGGACGCCATCGAACTCGCCAAGCGCAGCCGCTACGGCACCATCATCAGCCACCGCTCGGGCGAGTCGGAGGACTCCTTCATCGCCGACCTCGCCGTCGCCACCAACGCCGGGCAGATCAAGACCGGCTCGGCCTCCAGATCGGACCGCATCGCCAAGTACAACCAGCTTCTGCGCATCGAGGACGCGCTGGGCAGCTCGGCCATCTATCTCGGCCGCAGGGCGTTGAGGTAA
- the dnaN gene encoding DNA polymerase III subunit beta: MRAHVTKKILSEGLGLLERVIPSRSSNPLLTSLKVEASTEGLTLSGTNLEIDLSCFVPAEVQEPQNLVVPAHLFAQIVRNLGGELVELELAGNELAVRAGGSDFKLQIGDFDAYPPLSFPTHADVSLDAAELSRALGSVRYAASNEAFQAVFRGIKLEHRQESARVVASDGYRVALRDFPANGDGRNLIIPARSADELIRVLRDGEARFTYGEGMLSVTTERVRMNLKLLDGEFPDYERVIPKDIRLQVTLPATALKEAVGRVAVLADKNANNRVEFLVSEGKLRLAAEGDYGRAQDTLDVVQGGMEPAMSLAFNARHVLDALGPIEGEAELLFSGSTSPAIFRASGGGGYMAVMVTLRV, from the coding sequence ATGAGAGCGCACGTCACCAAAAAAATTCTCAGTGAAGGCCTGGGCCTTCTGGAGCGGGTCATCCCCAGCCGCAGCAGCAACCCGCTGCTCACGTCCCTGAAGGTCGAGGCGAGCACCGAGGGCCTGACCCTCAGCGGGACCAACCTCGAGATCGACCTGTCGTGCTTCGTGCCGGCCGAGGTGCAGGAGCCGCAGAACCTCGTCGTGCCCGCGCACCTGTTCGCGCAGATCGTGCGGAACCTGGGGGGCGAACTGGTCGAGCTGGAACTCGCGGGCAATGAACTCGCGGTGCGGGCGGGCGGCAGCGATTTCAAGCTTCAGATCGGGGATTTCGACGCGTACCCGCCCCTCTCGTTCCCCACCCACGCCGACGTGAGTCTCGACGCCGCCGAGCTGTCGCGGGCGCTGGGCAGCGTGCGCTACGCGGCGAGCAACGAAGCGTTTCAAGCGGTCTTCCGGGGCATCAAGCTGGAGCACCGGCAGGAGTCGGCCCGTGTGGTCGCCTCGGACGGGTACCGGGTGGCCCTGCGTGATTTCCCGGCCAACGGCGACGGGCGCAACCTGATCATCCCCGCCCGCAGCGCCGACGAGCTGATTCGGGTGCTGCGCGACGGCGAGGCCCGTTTCACCTACGGCGAGGGCATGCTCAGCGTGACCACCGAGCGGGTGCGGATGAACCTCAAGCTGCTCGACGGCGAATTTCCCGACTACGAGCGGGTGATTCCGAAAGACATCCGGTTGCAGGTGACCCTGCCCGCCACCGCGCTCAAGGAGGCCGTGGGCCGCGTGGCCGTGCTGGCCGACAAGAACGCCAATAACCGGGTCGAGTTCCTCGTCTCCGAGGGCAAGCTGCGCCTCGCCGCCGAGGGCGACTACGGCCGCGCCCAGGACACCCTCGATGTGGTGCAGGGTGGCATGGAACCCGCCATGAGCCTCGCTTTCAACGCCCGGCACGTCCTCGATGCCCTCGGGCCGATCGAGGGGGAAGCCGAACTTCTTTTCTCGGGCTCCACCAGCCCCGCCATCTTCCGCGCGAGCGGGGGGGGCGGGTATATGGCGGTCATGGTCACGCTGCGCGTCTGA
- the dnaA gene encoding chromosomal replication initiator protein DnaA, giving the protein MTQEIWADVLGYVRQNISEVEYKTWFAPMKNLGVQGGSLVLGVRNSFAQEYVRRQYQLLLEDALRDLGAENPQVTFQVLPAVQEAMILPEDPPPPRPGPGKAAPAAPAPADNRKSLNPKYTFENFVVGPNNNLAHAAALAVAESPGKAYNPLFIYGDVGLGKTHLMHAVGHYLAERFPDKRIEYVSTESFTNDLINAIREDKMTQFRNRYRSVDLLLVDDIQFLAGKERTQEEFFHTFNALYENHKQIILSSDRPPKDIQTLEGRLRSRFEWGLITDIQSPEFETRVAILKMNAEQSHTAIPQEVLELIARQVTSNIRELEGALVRVVAYASLNNVPLSRVVAAKALSNVFAPQEVKVEMIDVLKATAAHFGLSPDQIRGSGRAREVVVPRQVAMYLVRDLTGHSLPEIGQFFGRDHSTVMHAVSKVTEQMGKDLELTAAVQTLRGQLKDVEDERKEA; this is encoded by the coding sequence ATCACGCAGGAAATCTGGGCGGACGTGCTGGGGTACGTCCGCCAAAATATCTCGGAAGTGGAATACAAGACCTGGTTCGCCCCCATGAAGAACCTGGGCGTTCAGGGCGGCTCGCTGGTGCTGGGGGTGCGCAACTCCTTCGCGCAGGAGTACGTGCGGCGGCAATACCAGCTCCTGCTGGAAGACGCCCTGCGCGACCTGGGGGCGGAAAACCCGCAGGTCACCTTTCAGGTGCTCCCCGCCGTGCAAGAAGCGATGATCCTGCCCGAGGACCCGCCCCCGCCCCGGCCCGGCCCCGGCAAGGCGGCCCCCGCCGCGCCCGCCCCCGCCGACAACCGCAAGTCGCTGAACCCCAAGTACACCTTCGAGAACTTCGTGGTCGGTCCCAACAACAACCTCGCGCACGCGGCGGCGCTCGCGGTGGCCGAGTCGCCCGGCAAGGCGTACAATCCCCTCTTTATCTACGGGGACGTGGGCCTGGGCAAGACCCACCTGATGCACGCGGTGGGGCATTACCTCGCCGAGCGGTTTCCCGACAAGCGCATCGAATATGTCTCCACCGAGTCTTTTACCAATGACCTGATCAACGCGATTCGCGAAGACAAGATGACCCAGTTTCGCAACCGCTACCGCTCGGTGGACCTGCTGCTGGTCGACGACATCCAGTTTCTGGCGGGCAAGGAGCGCACGCAAGAAGAGTTCTTCCACACCTTCAACGCGCTCTACGAGAACCACAAGCAGATCATCCTGAGTTCGGACCGTCCGCCCAAGGACATCCAGACGCTCGAAGGCCGCCTCCGCAGCCGCTTCGAGTGGGGACTAATCACCGACATCCAGTCTCCCGAGTTCGAGACGCGGGTGGCGATCCTGAAGATGAACGCCGAGCAGAGTCACACGGCCATTCCGCAGGAGGTGCTGGAACTGATCGCTCGGCAGGTCACCAGCAACATCCGCGAGCTGGAGGGAGCGCTGGTGCGCGTCGTCGCCTACGCCAGCCTCAACAACGTGCCGCTGTCGCGCGTCGTGGCTGCCAAGGCCCTGAGCAACGTCTTCGCGCCGCAGGAGGTCAAGGTCGAGATGATCGACGTGCTCAAGGCGACAGCCGCGCACTTCGGCCTCTCGCCCGACCAGATACGCGGTTCGGGCCGCGCCCGCGAGGTCGTCGTGCCCCGGCAGGTCGCCATGTACCTCGTGCGCGACCTCACCGGGCACTCGCTGCCGGAGATTGGGCAGTTTTTCGGCCGCGACCACTCCACGGTCATGCACGCCGTCTCCAAGGTGACTGAACAGATGGGTAAGGACCTTGAGCTGACAGCCGCTGTCCAGACCCTCCGGGGCCAGCTTAAAGATGTGGAAGATGAGCGAAAAGAGGCGTAA
- a CDS encoding SDR family oxidoreductase, producing the protein MTKQGMDVLVLGGTQFVGRHIVETLLSAGHRVAVFTRGRTPDELPETVERLHGDRDGGAEGLAALSGRTWDACVDVSGYTPRQVRASAEALRDSVGRYVFVSTVSVYAEQGRHPVREDDPRFPPAAEDVTEVTGETYGPLKVTCEDIVEEVYGERATLLRPQIVAGPYDPTGRYTYWVDRVAQGGRFLAPGDGSDSVQVIDARDLARFTVTVLEQDIPGVFNLAGPRLEWREFVDVAREATGANAEAVWVDAATLEAQGIGWNELPIYVPASGEQGGLMDVANDRAVAAGLTLTDPGATARDTRAWSAGTPQKVFLTPEREAAVLAEHG; encoded by the coding sequence ATGACCAAACAGGGTATGGACGTGCTGGTGCTGGGCGGCACCCAGTTTGTGGGGCGGCATATCGTGGAGACGCTCCTCTCGGCCGGGCACCGGGTCGCGGTGTTCACGCGCGGGCGCACCCCCGACGAGTTGCCGGAGACGGTCGAGCGCCTTCACGGCGACCGTGACGGCGGCGCGGAAGGGCTCGCCGCCCTCTCCGGGCGCACCTGGGACGCCTGCGTGGACGTGAGCGGCTACACGCCCCGGCAGGTGCGGGCCAGCGCCGAGGCCCTGCGAGATTCGGTGGGCCGCTACGTTTTCGTCAGTACGGTGAGCGTGTACGCCGAGCAGGGCCGCCACCCCGTTCGAGAGGACGACCCCCGTTTTCCTCCTGCTGCCGAGGACGTGACGGAAGTGACGGGAGAGACGTATGGGCCGCTGAAAGTCACCTGCGAGGACATCGTGGAGGAGGTCTACGGCGAGCGGGCCACCCTGCTGCGCCCGCAGATCGTGGCGGGACCGTATGACCCGACTGGGCGCTACACGTACTGGGTGGACCGGGTAGCGCAGGGAGGCCGCTTCCTCGCGCCGGGGGACGGCTCGGACTCCGTGCAGGTGATTGACGCCCGCGACCTCGCCCGCTTCACGGTGACGGTGCTGGAACAGGACATTCCTGGTGTCTTCAACCTCGCCGGGCCGCGTCTGGAGTGGCGCGAGTTCGTGGACGTGGCGCGGGAGGCGACCGGGGCGAACGCTGAAGCTGTCTGGGTGGACGCGGCCACGCTGGAAGCGCAGGGCATCGGCTGGAACGAGTTGCCCATCTACGTCCCGGCGAGTGGCGAGCAGGGCGGCCTGATGGACGTGGCGAACGACCGCGCCGTCGCCGCCGGGCTGACCCTCACCGACCCGGGGGCGACGGCCCGCGACACCCGCGCCTGGAGCGCCGGGACCCCGCAAAAGGTTTTTCTGACCCCCGAACGCGAGGCAGCGGTGCTGGCCGAACACGGGTAA
- the dprA gene encoding DNA-processing protein DprA — MTALADSAAAQAELLALLTLRFTPALGPRRTESLRRHFGSAEAALAAPLTALRGVPGLEAKTVAAIGTPGPREQAEAELRKAKAGGVTLLGRGLPGYPEALEALGDPPAVLWVLGDLPDLPAVPRAVGIVGTRGASPHARSLTRDLAADLARAGVVVVSGLARGIDTEAHRAAVDAGGLSIGVLGSAVNHIYPAENAELAGRLTLVSEYPLGTGPAQHHFPARNRLIAALSAGAVVVEGELKSGSLITATHALECGRTVFAVPGRAGDPRAAGPHRLLREGAVLTETAGDVLAELGWEEGPAARLPDLPPEQARVYAALSTPATLDDLRGATGLGLAELQTALVMLQLMGLAEEVGGRWTRR; from the coding sequence GTGACCGCCCTCGCCGACTCCGCCGCAGCCCAGGCCGAACTGCTCGCGCTGCTGACCCTGCGCTTCACGCCCGCGCTGGGGCCGCGCCGCACCGAGAGCCTGCGGCGGCACTTCGGCTCGGCGGAGGCGGCGCTCGCGGCTCCCCTGACCGCGCTGCGGGGGGTGCCGGGCCTGGAGGCCAAGACGGTCGCCGCCATCGGCACGCCGGGGCCCCGCGAGCAGGCCGAGGCGGAGCTGCGGAAGGCGAAAGCCGGGGGCGTCACCCTGCTGGGGCGCGGGCTGCCCGGCTACCCGGAGGCGCTCGAGGCCCTGGGCGATCCCCCGGCGGTGCTGTGGGTCCTCGGCGACTTGCCCGACCTCCCGGCGGTGCCCCGCGCGGTGGGCATCGTGGGCACGCGGGGCGCGAGTCCGCACGCCCGCTCGCTGACCCGCGACCTCGCCGCCGACCTCGCGCGGGCGGGGGTGGTCGTGGTGAGCGGCCTGGCCCGCGGCATCGATACCGAGGCGCACCGGGCGGCGGTGGACGCCGGGGGCCTGAGCATCGGCGTGCTGGGCAGCGCGGTCAACCACATCTACCCCGCCGAGAACGCGGAGCTGGCCGGGCGGCTCACCCTGGTCAGCGAGTACCCGCTGGGGACCGGCCCCGCGCAACACCACTTTCCGGCGCGAAACCGATTGATCGCAGCGCTTTCGGCGGGCGCGGTGGTCGTGGAGGGCGAACTCAAGAGCGGCTCACTCATCACCGCCACCCATGCGCTGGAATGTGGCCGCACCGTCTTCGCCGTGCCGGGCCGCGCCGGGGACCCCCGCGCCGCCGGGCCGCACCGGCTGCTGCGCGAGGGAGCGGTTCTCACCGAGACGGCGGGCGACGTGCTGGCCGAACTGGGTTGGGAGGAAGGCCCCGCCGCCCGCCTCCCCGACCTCCCACCCGAGCAGGCCCGCGTGTACGCGGCGCTGAGCACGCCCGCCACCCTCGACGACCTGCGTGGAGCCACCGGGCTGGGCCTCGCGGAGCTTCAGACGGCGCTGGTGATGCTGCAACTCATGGGCCTGGCCGAAGAGGTGGGCGGGCGCTGGACGCGGCGGTAG